Proteins encoded in a region of the Cupriavidus pauculus genome:
- a CDS encoding cytochrome D1 domain-containing protein, translated as MRRVTRWSRGVAGAIGAAALGLGLGLALAAPARAEVVVVLNSGDATVTLIDKDTQKVLETFPVGKEPHHLIATPDDKSLIVANAVGNDLVFVDPVTGKVQQRVPNIDDPYQIGFSPDQKWFVATGNRLDRVDVYRWDGHALKIAKQFPLGRTPSHIAFTADSKIAFITLQDSNQIAAIDLTTLNVMWVMEAGSAPAGVWVTPDQKYLLVGMTGADYVAVIDWHTRTVVKQIQTGKGAHNFRAVGDRRHLFLTNRVSGTISIIDQQTLSKVGDITGLPPGPDDMELTADGKTLWVSCRWARSVALVDVATRKVVKTIRVGKSPHGIYFRTRAPLY; from the coding sequence ATGCGTCGTGTGACTCGTTGGAGTCGTGGAGTGGCTGGCGCGATTGGCGCCGCGGCCCTCGGTCTGGGTTTGGGACTGGCCCTCGCCGCGCCCGCGCGGGCCGAGGTCGTCGTAGTGCTCAATTCGGGTGACGCTACCGTCACGCTGATCGACAAGGATACGCAAAAGGTCCTCGAGACCTTTCCGGTCGGCAAGGAGCCGCACCACCTGATTGCCACGCCCGACGACAAGTCGCTGATCGTGGCCAACGCGGTCGGCAACGACCTCGTGTTCGTCGATCCGGTCACGGGCAAGGTGCAGCAGCGTGTGCCCAATATCGACGACCCGTATCAGATCGGCTTCTCGCCGGACCAGAAGTGGTTCGTGGCCACGGGCAACCGGCTCGACCGCGTCGATGTCTACCGCTGGGATGGCCACGCGCTCAAGATCGCCAAGCAGTTCCCGCTCGGCCGCACGCCGAGCCATATCGCGTTCACGGCGGACAGCAAGATCGCGTTCATCACGCTGCAGGACTCGAACCAGATTGCCGCGATCGACCTGACCACGCTCAACGTGATGTGGGTCATGGAAGCGGGCTCCGCGCCCGCCGGAGTCTGGGTCACGCCGGACCAGAAATACCTGCTCGTGGGCATGACCGGGGCGGACTATGTCGCCGTCATCGACTGGCATACGCGTACCGTGGTCAAGCAGATCCAGACCGGGAAGGGCGCGCATAACTTCCGCGCGGTGGGCGACCGCCGCCATCTGTTCCTGACCAATCGCGTGTCCGGCACCATCAGCATCATCGACCAGCAGACGCTGTCGAAGGTAGGGGACATCACGGGCCTGCCGCCTGGTCCCGACGACATGGAACTGACCGCCGACGGCAAGACGCTCTGGGTATCGTGCCGCTGGGCGCGTTCGGTGGCCCTCGTCGATGTCGCCACGCGCAAGGTCGTGAAGACGATTCGCGTCGGCAAGTCTCCGCACGGTATCTATTTCCGCACGCGCGCGCCGCTCTACTGA
- a CDS encoding competence/damage-inducible protein A yields MGFGLIVIGDEILSGRREDKHMRRAIEFLGARGLALEWAEYIGDDRERITATLRRTLAGSDVVFCTGGIGATPDDHTRQCAAAALGVPLALHPEARELIAQRIVETANGDPVKANLDLPENRHRFKMGEFPVGARIIPNSYNRIPGFSVADHHFMPGFPVMAWPMMEWVLDHYYSHLFHLAREQSRAFYVFEAPESTLTPLMEQVESAFEGIRVFSLPSVGDVSRGDRFARRHIDLGVKGPEALVGPAYAMLLDGVRAMGFEIVEQG; encoded by the coding sequence ATGGGTTTCGGCCTGATCGTCATCGGTGACGAGATTCTGTCGGGGCGGCGCGAGGACAAGCACATGCGCCGTGCCATCGAGTTCCTGGGCGCGCGGGGCCTGGCGCTGGAGTGGGCCGAGTATATCGGCGACGATCGCGAGCGCATCACGGCCACGCTGCGCCGCACGCTCGCGGGCAGCGACGTGGTGTTCTGCACGGGCGGGATCGGTGCGACCCCCGACGACCATACGCGCCAGTGCGCGGCGGCGGCGCTGGGCGTGCCGCTGGCCCTGCACCCGGAGGCGCGCGAGCTGATCGCGCAACGGATCGTGGAGACGGCCAACGGCGATCCGGTCAAGGCCAACCTCGACCTTCCGGAGAACCGGCACCGGTTCAAGATGGGCGAGTTCCCGGTCGGTGCGCGGATCATCCCGAACAGCTACAACCGCATTCCGGGCTTCTCGGTGGCCGACCATCACTTCATGCCCGGCTTCCCGGTGATGGCGTGGCCGATGATGGAGTGGGTGCTCGACCACTACTACTCGCACCTGTTTCACCTCGCGCGCGAACAGTCACGCGCGTTCTACGTGTTCGAAGCGCCCGAGTCCACGCTGACGCCGCTCATGGAGCAGGTGGAATCGGCGTTCGAGGGCATTCGCGTGTTCAGCCTGCCGTCGGTCGGCGACGTCAGCCGCGGCGACCGCTTTGCGCGGCGCCATATCGACCTGGGCGTCAAGGGCCCCGAGGCACTCGTGGGCCCGGCCTACGCGATGCTGCTGGACGGCGTGCGGGCCATGGGCTTCGAGATCGTGGAGCAGGGCTGA
- the hrpA gene encoding ATP-dependent RNA helicase HrpA: MANPLPPITFPEALPVSARRDEIAAALLANQVVIVAGETGSGKTTQLPKICLSIGRGPVRAGDPPGKTGGLIGHTQPRRIAATSTAKRIAQELGSPVGEHVGYQVRFNDTMSPGASIKLMTDGILLAETQNDPLLRAYDTIIIDEAHERSLNIDFLIGYLRQILPKRPDLKIIITSATIDAKRFAEHFAHNGKPAPVIEVSGRLYPVEVRYRPIREDAAPNGSTPPTPKSAQAKERDLYDGIVDAVDELCRLGPGDVLVFLPGEREIRETAEALRKHHPPHTEILPLFARLSVQEQERVFKPSGARRIVLATNVAETSLTVPGIRYVVDTGLARVKRYSYRNKVEQLQIEAISQAAANQRAGRCGRVADGVCIRLYEESDFAGRPRFTDPEILRSSLAAVILRMKALRLTDIESFPFIEPPLGRAVADGYQLLQELGAVDDANQLTATGRQLAKLPLDPRVARMILAAREQHCLREVLIIASALSVQDPRDRPQEAQEAADQAHRKFFDDRSDLPSEFLGWVKLWKWFEDAVAHKKSNKQLQDQCRANFLSHLRLREWRDVHSQLMTTVTEQGWRLNESEPTYEQVHKALLTGLLGNIGCKLDEGDSRGREYLGARGIKFHLWPGSLIAKKVGRWIIAAELVETSRLFARTLARIEPEWLEQVGKHLLKVSWSDPHWEKKAGQVLALERATLYGLVVYQHRRIHYGPMNPAEARELFIRRALVEGEFDTRLPFYAHNQRLVREIENLEHKSRRQDVLVDDELIYAFYDRAVPADIYNQVSFEKWYEAESGKDRKLLYLNRDELMRHEAAGITTDLFPKTMAVAGVDMGLTYHFEPGSHRDGVTLTVPLYALNQVRPERAEWLVPGMIKEKVHLLLKSLPQKLRRHCVPLPDYAAGFVARQPFGEGDLLDVLIADIREQTGTMIKRADFKLETLPAHHAMNFKVIDEHGRQLDMGRNLAQLRAEFGGQAQQSFQTIAARDVPAAEAGQYENLTSWSFGELPELLEIRKGSQTLFGYPALVDHGDHCDVEVFDDPQEAARVHHAGLRRLFALQLREQVKFIEKNVPNLQQMAMQYMTLGTQEQLREQIVQVALDRACLQAPLPRNEAEFNTRKDEGRARLSLLAQEIARLVGSILAEYAGLPRKLLQAKPYGATYQDMEAQLGRLMHKSFVIDTPYTQLVHYPRYLKGMAMRVDKLKGDAARDAQRLQEMTPLIQQWQRAEKQLRTQGRGAADARLDEFRWMLEELRIALFAQELRTPVPMSVKRLQKVWESMQR; the protein is encoded by the coding sequence ATGGCGAACCCATTGCCGCCCATCACATTCCCGGAAGCGCTACCGGTTTCGGCGCGCCGCGACGAGATCGCCGCCGCGCTGCTGGCCAACCAGGTCGTGATCGTCGCCGGCGAGACCGGCTCGGGCAAGACCACACAGTTGCCCAAGATCTGCCTGTCGATCGGCCGCGGCCCCGTGCGCGCCGGCGACCCCCCGGGCAAGACCGGCGGCCTCATCGGCCACACCCAGCCCCGCCGGATCGCGGCCACCTCCACCGCCAAGCGCATCGCGCAGGAACTCGGCTCGCCAGTCGGCGAGCACGTCGGCTACCAGGTGCGCTTCAACGACACGATGTCCCCCGGCGCGTCCATCAAGCTGATGACCGACGGCATCCTGCTGGCGGAGACGCAGAACGACCCGCTGCTGCGCGCATACGACACGATCATCATCGACGAGGCCCACGAACGCAGCCTCAACATCGACTTCCTGATCGGCTACCTGCGCCAGATCCTGCCGAAGCGTCCCGACCTCAAGATCATCATCACCTCGGCGACGATCGACGCGAAACGCTTCGCCGAGCATTTCGCGCACAACGGCAAGCCCGCGCCGGTCATCGAGGTCAGCGGCCGCCTGTATCCGGTGGAGGTGCGTTACCGCCCGATCCGGGAGGACGCCGCGCCCAACGGGAGCACGCCCCCGACGCCGAAATCCGCACAGGCGAAGGAGCGCGACCTCTACGACGGCATCGTCGATGCCGTCGACGAACTGTGCCGCCTGGGCCCGGGCGACGTGCTCGTATTCCTGCCCGGCGAGCGCGAGATCCGCGAAACCGCCGAGGCGCTGCGCAAGCACCACCCGCCCCACACCGAGATCCTGCCGCTGTTTGCAAGACTGTCCGTGCAGGAGCAGGAGCGCGTGTTCAAGCCCTCGGGCGCGCGCCGCATCGTGCTGGCCACGAACGTCGCCGAGACCTCGCTCACGGTGCCCGGCATCCGCTACGTGGTGGACACGGGCCTCGCGCGCGTCAAGCGCTATTCGTACCGCAACAAGGTCGAGCAACTGCAGATCGAAGCCATCTCGCAGGCCGCGGCCAACCAGCGCGCGGGCCGCTGCGGCCGCGTGGCGGACGGCGTCTGCATCCGCCTGTACGAAGAGAGCGACTTCGCGGGCCGCCCGCGCTTCACCGATCCGGAAATCCTGCGCTCGTCGCTCGCGGCCGTCATCCTGCGCATGAAGGCGCTGCGGCTCACGGACATCGAGTCGTTCCCGTTCATCGAGCCGCCGCTGGGCCGCGCGGTGGCCGACGGCTACCAGCTGCTCCAGGAACTCGGCGCCGTCGATGACGCGAACCAGCTGACCGCCACGGGCCGCCAGCTGGCCAAGCTGCCGCTCGACCCGCGCGTGGCGCGCATGATCCTGGCCGCGCGCGAGCAGCATTGCCTGCGCGAAGTGCTGATCATCGCGAGCGCGCTGTCCGTGCAGGACCCGCGCGACCGTCCGCAGGAGGCGCAGGAAGCCGCCGATCAGGCCCACCGCAAGTTCTTCGACGACCGGTCCGACCTCCCTTCGGAATTCCTCGGCTGGGTCAAGCTGTGGAAGTGGTTCGAGGACGCCGTCGCGCACAAGAAGAGCAACAAGCAGTTGCAGGACCAGTGCCGCGCCAACTTCCTTTCGCATCTGCGGCTGCGCGAATGGCGCGACGTCCATTCGCAGCTGATGACGACGGTGACGGAGCAGGGCTGGCGCCTCAACGAGAGCGAGCCCACGTACGAGCAGGTGCACAAGGCGCTGCTGACGGGCCTGCTCGGCAATATCGGCTGCAAGCTGGACGAAGGCGATTCGCGCGGGCGCGAGTATCTTGGCGCGCGCGGCATCAAGTTCCACCTGTGGCCGGGCTCGCTGATCGCGAAGAAGGTCGGCCGCTGGATCATCGCGGCCGAGCTCGTCGAGACGAGCCGCCTGTTCGCGCGCACGCTCGCGCGCATCGAGCCCGAATGGCTGGAACAGGTGGGCAAGCATCTGCTGAAGGTCAGCTGGAGCGATCCGCACTGGGAGAAGAAGGCCGGCCAGGTGCTCGCGCTCGAGCGCGCCACGCTGTACGGACTCGTCGTCTACCAGCACCGGCGCATCCACTACGGGCCGATGAACCCGGCGGAAGCGCGCGAGCTATTTATCCGGCGCGCCCTCGTGGAAGGGGAGTTCGACACGCGGCTGCCGTTCTACGCGCATAACCAGCGGCTCGTGCGAGAGATCGAGAACCTCGAGCACAAGTCGCGCCGGCAGGACGTGCTGGTCGATGACGAACTGATCTACGCGTTCTACGACCGCGCGGTGCCGGCCGACATCTACAACCAGGTGTCGTTCGAAAAGTGGTACGAAGCCGAGTCCGGGAAGGATCGCAAGCTGCTGTACCTGAACCGCGACGAGCTGATGCGGCACGAGGCCGCCGGCATCACCACGGACCTCTTCCCGAAGACGATGGCGGTCGCGGGCGTGGACATGGGGCTCACCTACCATTTCGAGCCCGGCAGCCATCGCGACGGCGTGACGCTGACCGTGCCGCTGTACGCATTGAACCAGGTACGTCCCGAGCGCGCGGAATGGCTCGTGCCCGGCATGATCAAGGAGAAGGTGCATCTGCTGCTGAAGTCGCTGCCGCAGAAGCTGCGCCGCCATTGCGTGCCACTGCCCGACTATGCGGCGGGCTTCGTCGCGCGCCAGCCCTTCGGCGAGGGCGATCTGCTCGACGTGCTCATTGCCGATATCCGCGAACAGACGGGCACGATGATCAAGCGCGCGGACTTCAAGCTGGAAACGCTGCCCGCGCACCATGCGATGAACTTCAAGGTCATCGACGAACACGGCCGCCAGCTCGACATGGGCCGCAACCTCGCGCAATTGCGCGCGGAGTTCGGCGGGCAGGCGCAGCAGTCGTTCCAGACCATCGCGGCGCGGGATGTGCCGGCGGCCGAAGCCGGCCAGTACGAGAACCTCACGTCATGGTCGTTCGGGGAACTGCCGGAACTGCTCGAGATCCGCAAGGGCAGCCAGACGCTGTTCGGCTACCCCGCGCTCGTCGATCACGGCGATCATTGCGACGTCGAGGTTTTCGACGATCCGCAGGAGGCCGCGCGCGTTCACCATGCGGGCCTGCGCCGGCTGTTCGCGCTGCAGCTGCGCGAGCAGGTCAAGTTCATCGAGAAGAACGTCCCGAACCTGCAGCAGATGGCCATGCAGTACATGACGCTGGGCACGCAGGAACAGTTGCGCGAGCAGATCGTGCAGGTGGCGCTGGACCGCGCGTGCCTGCAGGCGCCGCTGCCGCGCAACGAGGCCGAGTTCAACACGCGCAAGGACGAGGGGCGCGCGCGGCTGTCGCTGCTCGCGCAGGAAATCGCGCGGCTCGTCGGCAGCATCCTGGCCGAGTACGCGGGCCTGCCGCGCAAGCTGCTGCAGGCCAAGCCGTATGGCGCTACCTATCAGGACATGGAGGCGCAGCTCGGGCGATTGATGCACAAATCGTTCGTCATCGATACGCCGTACACGCAGCTCGTGCACTATCCGCGCTACCTGAAAGGCATGGCGATGCGCGTTGACAAGCTCAAGGGCGATGCCGCGCGCGATGCGCAGCGGCTGCAGGAGATGACGCCGCTGATCCAGCAGTGGCAGCGCGCCGAAAAGCAGCTGCGCACGCAGGGCCGCGGCGCCGCCGACGCGCGGCTCGACGAATTCCGGTGGATGCTGGAGGAGTTGCGCATCGCACTTTTTGCGCAGGAATTGCGAACCCCTGTGCCCATGTCGGTCAAACGACTCCAGAAGGTCTGGGAGTCCATGCAGCGCTGA
- the argA gene encoding amino-acid N-acetyltransferase, producing MNARTDTSPDAAEPPAEPPAALSPVLPVSAPATPIPSSAASADTDASGPDRQQFVDWLRAVAPYIHSFRGKTFVIAFSGELVKAGVLTALVNDVALLHAMGMQIVLVFGSRPQVEEQLALRHVESRYADGVRITDNAALECAKEAAGELRLDIEAAFSQGLPNTPMAGAQLSVISGNFITARPVGIVNGVDYQHTGLVRKVDGESMRMSLSHGKVVLLSPLGFSPTGQAFNLSMEDVASATASALRADKLIFITEVPGVPDPVGKLMPEMSLRTAVERLQNNHLPPDVAYYLQHLVKALKGGVPRAHLIPFAQDGSVLLELFLHDGVGTMISDSDLESLREATLDDVGGILQLIAPLEADGTLVPRGRHLIERDIGNFSVIEHDGVLFGCAALYEFPRENMGEMACLTVSSEAQGTGDGERLLKRIERRARALGLERLFVLTTRTEHWFLKRGFVHATVDDLPEDKRKLYNWQRKSMVLMKKL from the coding sequence ATGAACGCACGAACCGACACATCCCCCGACGCAGCGGAGCCCCCCGCAGAGCCCCCCGCCGCGCTGTCCCCCGTATTGCCCGTGAGCGCGCCCGCGACGCCGATCCCGTCATCGGCCGCCAGCGCCGATACCGACGCCTCCGGCCCCGACCGCCAGCAATTCGTCGACTGGCTCCGCGCCGTAGCGCCCTACATCCACTCGTTCCGCGGCAAGACCTTCGTCATCGCCTTCAGCGGCGAACTGGTCAAGGCCGGCGTGCTGACCGCGCTCGTCAACGATGTAGCCCTGCTCCACGCCATGGGCATGCAGATCGTGCTCGTGTTCGGCTCTCGCCCCCAGGTCGAGGAGCAACTCGCGCTGCGCCACGTAGAGTCGCGCTACGCCGATGGCGTGCGCATTACCGACAACGCCGCGCTCGAATGCGCGAAGGAAGCCGCCGGCGAACTGCGGCTCGACATCGAAGCCGCCTTCAGCCAGGGCCTGCCGAACACGCCGATGGCCGGTGCCCAACTCTCGGTGATCTCCGGCAACTTCATCACCGCGCGCCCCGTCGGCATCGTCAACGGCGTCGACTACCAGCACACGGGCCTCGTCCGCAAGGTAGACGGCGAATCGATGCGCATGTCGCTGTCCCACGGCAAGGTCGTCCTGCTCTCCCCGCTGGGCTTCTCCCCCACCGGCCAGGCGTTCAACCTCTCGATGGAAGACGTGGCCAGCGCCACCGCAAGCGCGCTCCGCGCCGACAAGCTGATCTTCATCACCGAGGTGCCCGGCGTGCCCGACCCCGTCGGCAAGCTGATGCCCGAGATGTCGCTGCGCACGGCCGTCGAACGGCTCCAGAACAACCATCTGCCGCCCGACGTCGCCTATTACCTCCAGCATCTGGTCAAGGCGCTCAAGGGCGGCGTGCCCCGCGCGCACCTGATCCCGTTCGCGCAGGACGGCTCGGTGCTGCTGGAACTGTTCCTGCACGACGGCGTGGGCACGATGATCTCCGACTCCGACCTCGAGAGCCTGCGCGAAGCGACGCTCGACGACGTCGGCGGCATCCTGCAACTGATCGCGCCGCTGGAAGCGGACGGCACGCTGGTACCGCGCGGCCGCCACCTGATCGAACGCGATATCGGCAACTTCTCGGTCATCGAGCACGATGGCGTGCTGTTCGGCTGCGCGGCGCTGTACGAATTCCCGCGCGAGAACATGGGCGAGATGGCATGCCTGACCGTGTCCTCCGAAGCCCAGGGCACCGGCGACGGCGAGCGCCTGCTCAAGCGCATCGAGCGCCGCGCCCGCGCGCTGGGTCTCGAGCGCCTGTTCGTGCTCACCACGCGTACCGAACACTGGTTCCTCAAGCGTGGCTTCGTCCATGCCACCGTGGACGACCTGCCCGAGGACAAGCGCAAGCTGTACAACTGGCAGCGCAAGTCGATGGTGCTGATGAAGAAACTGTAA
- a CDS encoding polysaccharide deacetylase family protein: protein MRKILTVLASAVAVAAGAAAWMAAAPAIAAPATDNAACRAGTLYLTFDTGSMSQAELIARTLRKHHIRATFFLANEPTIHRDSSLDPSWAPYWKSLAADGHVFGTHTFDHVYFRAVRDGKVIMRPQFGAEGGRDVAMTAETFCGELRRSAQALQSMTGQPMAPLWRAPGGHTSQQTLQWAEQCGFKHVAWAPAGFLGDELSSERFPNDKLLARALRDLRDGDITMAHLGIWSRKDPWAPAVLEPLITGLEQKGFCFATLREHPAYKAWFAQQKKEGAR, encoded by the coding sequence ATGCGCAAGATCCTGACGGTGCTGGCTTCGGCCGTGGCGGTTGCCGCGGGTGCGGCCGCATGGATGGCGGCCGCGCCGGCCATCGCGGCCCCGGCGACAGATAACGCCGCCTGCCGCGCGGGCACGCTGTACCTGACGTTCGACACGGGCAGCATGAGCCAGGCCGAACTCATCGCGCGCACGCTGCGCAAGCACCATATCCGCGCGACGTTCTTCCTGGCCAACGAGCCCACGATCCATCGCGACAGTTCCCTCGACCCGAGCTGGGCGCCATACTGGAAGTCACTGGCGGCCGATGGGCATGTGTTCGGCACGCACACGTTCGATCACGTCTACTTTCGCGCGGTGCGCGACGGCAAGGTGATCATGCGTCCGCAGTTCGGCGCCGAAGGCGGCAGGGACGTGGCGATGACGGCCGAGACGTTCTGCGGGGAACTGCGCCGCAGCGCGCAGGCGTTGCAATCGATGACCGGTCAGCCGATGGCGCCGCTGTGGCGCGCGCCCGGCGGCCATACGTCGCAGCAGACGCTGCAGTGGGCGGAGCAGTGCGGTTTCAAACACGTGGCCTGGGCGCCGGCCGGCTTTCTCGGTGACGAGCTGTCGTCGGAACGCTTCCCGAACGACAAGCTGCTGGCCCGCGCGCTGCGCGACCTGCGCGATGGCGACATCACGATGGCGCACCTCGGTATCTGGTCGCGCAAGGACCCGTGGGCGCCGGCGGTGCTGGAGCCGCTGATCACGGGGCTCGAACAGAAGGGCTTCTGCTTTGCGACGCTGCGCGAGCATCCCGCGTACAAGGCGTGGTTCGCGCAGCAGAAGAAGGAGGGCGCACGCTGA
- a CDS encoding sterol desaturase family protein, whose product MWDAFTNWMSGWIGQIEGSVFQNVVLPVVYDLGFGGYAEEAFTGTEWLLAGIVQIAVMILILGPLEKLRPVEPVTDRPAVRVDILYTMIHRLGLFRLAMFFVLDPLSDLIEGHLRLLGWQRINVEDWWPAVTSSPIVSFLIYLMLFDLVDYWYHRFSHTYRWWWSLHALHHSQRQMTLWSDNRNHLLDDILRDTVFAVIALAVGVEPSQYILLVALSQLLQSLQHANLRLHFGWLGERLLVSPRFHRTHHAVGLGHETPGKGGKPMRLGGCNFGVLFPWWDMMFGTAVFTDRYYPTGVRDQMPPPAGKNRDYGRGFLAQQWYGVKRLLRIN is encoded by the coding sequence ATGTGGGACGCGTTCACCAACTGGATGTCGGGCTGGATCGGCCAGATCGAGGGCTCGGTGTTCCAGAACGTCGTGCTGCCCGTGGTCTACGATCTCGGCTTCGGCGGCTACGCGGAAGAGGCGTTCACGGGCACCGAATGGCTGCTCGCGGGCATCGTGCAGATCGCGGTGATGATCCTGATCCTCGGCCCGCTCGAGAAGCTGCGGCCGGTGGAGCCGGTGACGGACCGCCCCGCGGTCCGCGTGGACATCCTGTACACGATGATCCATCGGCTCGGGCTGTTCCGGCTCGCGATGTTCTTCGTGCTCGACCCGCTCAGCGACCTGATCGAAGGGCATCTGCGGCTGCTCGGCTGGCAGCGCATCAACGTCGAGGACTGGTGGCCCGCGGTCACGTCGTCGCCCATCGTCAGCTTCCTGATCTACCTGATGCTGTTCGACCTCGTCGACTACTGGTATCACCGTTTCTCGCACACTTACCGCTGGTGGTGGAGCCTGCATGCGCTGCACCATAGCCAGCGGCAGATGACGCTCTGGAGCGACAACCGCAATCACCTGCTCGACGATATCCTGCGCGACACCGTATTCGCGGTCATCGCGCTGGCGGTCGGCGTGGAACCGTCGCAGTACATCCTGCTGGTGGCGCTGTCGCAGCTGTTGCAGAGCCTCCAGCACGCGAACCTGCGCCTGCACTTTGGCTGGCTCGGCGAGCGGCTGCTGGTGTCGCCGCGCTTCCATCGCACGCATCATGCGGTGGGGCTCGGTCACGAGACGCCGGGCAAGGGCGGCAAGCCCATGCGCCTCGGCGGCTGCAATTTCGGCGTGCTGTTTCCGTGGTGGGACATGATGTTCGGCACGGCCGTGTTCACGGACCGGTACTACCCGACCGGCGTGCGCGACCAGATGCCGCCGCCGGCGGGGAAGAACCGCGACTATGGCCGCGGTTTCCTCGCGCAGCAGTGGTATGGCGTCAAGCGGCTGCTGCGTATCAATTGA
- a CDS encoding oxidative damage protection protein: MARMVHCIKLNKEAEGLDFPPLPGELGKKIWQGVSKEAWAGWLKHQTMLINENRLNMADVRARQYLLKQTEKYFFGDGADQAVGYVPPPSA, encoded by the coding sequence ATGGCCCGCATGGTCCATTGCATCAAGCTGAACAAGGAAGCCGAAGGCCTCGACTTCCCGCCGCTGCCGGGCGAACTCGGCAAGAAGATCTGGCAAGGTGTCTCGAAGGAAGCCTGGGCCGGCTGGCTCAAGCATCAAACGATGCTGATCAACGAAAACCGCCTGAACATGGCGGACGTGCGCGCGCGCCAATACCTGCTCAAGCAGACCGAAAAGTATTTCTTCGGCGACGGCGCCGATCAGGCCGTCGGCTACGTGCCGCCGCCGTCGGCATAA
- the rpiA gene encoding ribose-5-phosphate isomerase RpiA — protein sequence MTQDELKALVAQAAADYVKQEVPVGAVLGVGTGSTANLFIDAVAGFKERFSGAVSSSEASTRRLQQHGFEVLDLNEVDEIPVYVDGADEIDASGAMIKGGGGALTREKIVASVAARFVCIADGSKLVETMGTFPLPVEVVPMARAAVARKLAALGGQPRLRMTKEGGIYKTDNGNVILDVSGLKITQPKALEEQINQLPGVVTVGLFALRGADVLLLGTADGVRRTDY from the coding sequence ATGACTCAGGACGAACTCAAGGCGCTGGTGGCCCAGGCCGCCGCGGATTATGTGAAGCAGGAAGTGCCCGTCGGCGCGGTACTCGGCGTCGGCACCGGTTCCACCGCGAATCTCTTCATCGACGCCGTGGCCGGGTTCAAGGAGCGTTTCTCGGGTGCCGTCTCGAGCTCCGAGGCGTCCACGCGCCGCCTGCAACAGCATGGCTTCGAGGTGCTGGACCTCAACGAGGTCGACGAGATTCCCGTCTACGTCGACGGCGCCGACGAGATCGACGCGTCGGGCGCGATGATCAAGGGCGGTGGCGGCGCGCTCACGCGCGAGAAGATCGTGGCCTCGGTGGCCGCGCGATTCGTGTGCATCGCCGATGGCAGCAAGCTCGTCGAGACGATGGGCACGTTCCCGCTGCCCGTCGAAGTGGTGCCGATGGCACGCGCGGCCGTGGCCCGCAAGCTGGCGGCGCTGGGCGGCCAGCCGCGTCTGCGCATGACCAAGGAAGGCGGCATCTACAAGACCGACAACGGCAACGTGATTCTCGACGTGTCGGGCCTGAAGATCACGCAGCCCAAGGCGCTGGAAGAGCAGATCAACCAGTTGCCCGGCGTGGTCACGGTCGGCCTGTTCGCGCTCCGCGGCGCCGATGTGCTGCTGCTCGGCACCGCGGACGGCGTGCGCCGCACCGATTACTGA
- a CDS encoding EI24 domain-containing protein, whose translation MNDILRAFGRALVSQFHPRMLALTVLPFVLATVLWGGLLWWGWEPIMNTTRLLLEGSVFTSWIYAALDWLNLQSLRSVVAPLFVLMIAVPLVIASMLVFISLCSVPAVVRHLERSYPDLAKSHGGSVFGSVVASFGNTFVFLLLVIVTLPLWLVPPFFALIPPVLWGWLTYRVMTYDALAEHATAEERKTLMKRHRGALLMIGIAVGLLGSAPTLLWVWSAMIIFLFPVVLVGTLWLYVLIFIFSALWFGHFCLRALAQLRAERVGAAPPAPPGGDIIDLAPSDIRRIEPS comes from the coding sequence ATGAACGATATCCTCCGCGCTTTCGGACGCGCCCTCGTCAGTCAGTTCCACCCCCGCATGCTCGCGCTCACCGTGCTGCCGTTCGTGCTGGCCACGGTGCTCTGGGGCGGGCTGCTGTGGTGGGGGTGGGAGCCGATCATGAACACCACGCGCCTGCTGCTGGAAGGCTCGGTGTTCACGAGCTGGATCTACGCGGCGCTCGATTGGCTGAACCTGCAGTCGCTGCGTTCCGTGGTGGCGCCGCTGTTCGTGCTGATGATCGCCGTGCCGCTCGTCATCGCGTCGATGCTGGTCTTTATCAGCCTGTGCTCGGTGCCGGCCGTGGTGCGGCACCTCGAACGCAGCTATCCCGATCTTGCCAAGTCGCACGGCGGCAGTGTGTTCGGCAGCGTCGTCGCGTCGTTCGGCAATACGTTCGTGTTCCTGCTGCTCGTGATCGTCACGCTGCCGCTGTGGCTGGTACCGCCGTTTTTCGCGCTGATTCCGCCGGTGCTATGGGGCTGGCTGACCTACCGCGTGATGACCTACGACGCGCTGGCCGAGCATGCGACGGCCGAGGAGCGCAAGACGCTGATGAAGCGCCATCGCGGCGCGCTGCTGATGATCGGCATCGCCGTCGGCCTGCTGGGCTCCGCGCCCACGCTGCTGTGGGTCTGGTCGGCGATGATCATCTTCCTGTTTCCGGTCGTGCTCGTGGGGACGTTATGGCTCTACGTGCTGATCTTTATCTTCTCGGCATTGTGGTTCGGGCACTTCTGCCTGCGCGCGCTCGCACAGCTGCGCGCGGAGCGGGTGGGCGCGGCCCCGCCGGCGCCGCCGGGCGGCGACATCATCGATCTTGCGCCGTCCGATATCCGGCGCATTGAACCATCCTGA